Proteins from one Anopheles nili chromosome 2, idAnoNiliSN_F5_01, whole genome shotgun sequence genomic window:
- the LOC128731767 gene encoding dnaJ homolog subfamily C member 30, mitochondrial, whose amino-acid sequence MNRKWIKSIDVVQNMLSPRHPRNSRIIQAVLLGCVESQKRWISCSTASFRSHYDSLGVTPHATQNDIKQAYYKLSMLYHPDKNKGSDVAAEKFRDITAAYEILGNYRLRKLYDKGILHTAGRQYASEAPSEAEETEDDAQTRFYKKRMSRTQAPTATGRTPIYDFDEWSRSHYGSRFDQKMKAEERFRKKAEREEIFKTRLQHEYIIFPLLFFCILYCAIVFQEGSYDTPKPTAKKEP is encoded by the coding sequence ATGAATAGAAAATGGATAAAGTCGATTGATGTAGTGCAAAATATGCTATCACCAAGGCATCCACGGAATAGCCGCATTATTCAAGCGGTTCTTCTGGGATGTGTCGAATCACAGAAACGGTGGATCAGCTGTTCAACAGCCTCATTCCGCAGCCACTATGATTCGCTAGGCGTGACGCCTCACGCCACTCAAAACGACATAAAACAAGCATACTACAAGTTATCCATGCTTTACCATCCGGATAAAAACAAAGGAAGCGATGTGGCCGCTGAAAAATTTCGAGACATCACGGCGGCATACGAAATACTCGGAAATTATCGTCTTCGCAAACTGTACGACAAGGGTATTCTACATACAGCCGGACGGCAATACGCCAGCGAAGCACCAAGTGAGGCGGAGGAAACAGAAGACGATGCACAGACTCGATTCTACAAGAAACGCATGAGCCGGACACAAGCACCAACAGCCACGGGCCGAACTCCCATTTACGACTTCGACGAATGGTCTCGGAGTCATTACGGAAGTAGATTCGATCAAAAGATGAAAGCGGAGGAGCGCTTCAGAAAGAAAGCCGAACGGGAAGAGATTTTTAAGACCCGGCTACAACACGAGTACATCATATTtccgctgttgtttttttgcatattaTATTGTGCAATTGTGTTTCAAGAGGGTTCTTACGATACGCCTAAGCCGACCGCTAAAAAAGAGCCTTAA
- the LOC128731417 gene encoding probable 18S rRNA (guanine-N(7))-methyltransferase, which produces MSRPERIAPPEIFYNEDEAKKYTNNTRIIDIQVQMCERAIELLALDPNDDAPQLILDIGCGSGLSGSVLEDQGHVWIGVDISQHMLDVALEREVEGDLLLNDMGQGMPFKAGTFDGAVSISALQWLCNADKKSHVPPKRLLKFFSTLFSCLTRNARAVFQFYPENSEQIELITSQAMKAGFYGGIVVDYPNSSKAKKYFLVLMTGGVAKLPTALGTEESESQIAISRRQAEYAKNVRGKPLKKSREWVLAKKERRRQQGNEARKDSRYTARKRSGRF; this is translated from the exons ATGTCGCGTCCTGAACGTATTGCTCCGCCTGAAATT TTTTACAACgaggatgaagcaaaaaaatacacaaacaacacacgcaTAATCGACATTCAAGTGCAAATGTGCGAGCGGGCGATCGAACTGTTGGCACTGGATCCAAACGATGATGCTCCACAACTAATTCTCGATATTGGGTGCGGTTCGGGATTATCTGGCAGTGTGTTAGAAGACCAAGGACATGTTTGGATCGGTGTCGACATTTCCCAGCACATGCTGGATGTTGCATTGGAGCGTGAAGTCGAGGGTGATCTCTTACTCAACGATATGGGTCAAGGAATGCCATTCAAAGCCGGTACTTTCGATGGAGCCGTTTCGATTTCCGCACTTCAGTGGCTATGCAATGCAGATAAAAAATCGCACGTTCCTCCTAAACGACTGttaaaatttttcagtaccttGTTTTCATGCCTG ACCCGTAATGCTAGGGccgtttttcaattttatcctGAAAACTCCGAGCAAATCGAACTAATTACTTCCCAAGCGATGAAGGCCGGTTTTTACGGCGGTATTGTTGTTGATTATCCCAACTCGTCTAAAGCAAAAAAGTACTTCCTCGTACTAATGACTGGGGGTGTTGCAAAGCTCCCTACTGCCTTAGGAACCGAGGAAAGTGAAAGCCAAATTGCGATCAGTCGAAGGCAAGCAGAGTATGCAAAGAACGTTCGAGGAAAACCGTTGAAAAAATCTCGCGAATGGGTTCTGGCGAAGAAAGAACGACGAAGGCAGCAGGGTAACGAAGCACGCAAAGATTCGCGTTATACCGCCAGAAAACGTAGCGGTCGGTTCTGA
- the LOC128731940 gene encoding protein unc-45 homolog B: MVATEENVSANMDEATAFKERGNAEFKEDCWEAAIKWYTKAINAGEKHKDLAVFYKNRAAAYLKMEQYESAHKDCTRSLDVCPNDPKALFRRFQAFEALERFEEAYKDLRIIHSHDPNNKTIKPHLERLHAIVQERARQRAQTSNKVAKMFEIAFDIGAPKDKREQAMSNIVVLSREQAGVEVMAKEGVITRIGKLLKVEKNNDIITNAIRAVDGVCLKSPERTKQVISELGIPWFLQILDCNVEERVAASQHCMQTVLNSISGMENKEDSKPIDSLVQENQQMIETLLTCLLYSVTDRTISGMARDSIMELLIRNVHWKTLNWAERLVELKGLMRLMEVCSELEEYKYESAMYITPSSRTIATVCLARIYENMYYDQARERFTEQIADFVKDKLLTPDHESKVRVTVAITSLLLGPLDVGNTIVSREGVLQMILVMAQSDNLLEQKVACECLIAAASKKDKAKGLVQSGAEILKKLYASKNEEIRVRALVGLCKIGSSGGLDASIRPFADGSTTKLAEACRRFLVKPGKDKDIRKFAAEGLAYLTLDAEVKEKLVEDRAAIKGLIELAKTGDQSALYGVVTTLVNLVNAYDKQEMVPELIELAKFAKHHIPEEHELDDPDFVSARIIILVNEGVTSGLVALCKTESDNSKEMIARVFNALCSEQEARGKVVQQGGTKVLLPLSLKGTANGKRHAAQALSRIGITINPEVAFPGQRNLEVIRPLMAQLHPDYTSLENFEALMALCNLASMNESTRQRILKEQGMVKIESYMGEDHDMLRRAATQVMCNMVQSPDAIDLCEKQNDRVKMLALLCEEEDEDTALAASGALAYLTAVSEKCCEKMFEPAAWLNVFHTLVANPSAGVQHRGIVIIRNIIKANKQLASKLFDTDLLQMLYGVTQLNDETRAKAIECAKECLKLAEENRLIEENADADLAPDVFKQQEASIEEIDN, translated from the exons ATGGTCGCGACCGAGGAAAACGTTTCCGCAAACATGGATGAGGCAACCGCCTTCAAAGAACGTGGTAATGCAGAGTTTAAGGAGGATTGTTGGGAGGCAGCGATCAAGTGGTATACTAAGGCGATCAATGCAGGCGAAAAGCACAAGGATTTGGCCGTTTTCTACAAAAACCGGGCAGCTGCCTACCTTAAAATGGAACAATACGAAAGTGCCCACAAGGATTGCACACGCTCACTGGATGTTTGCCCGAACGATCCGAAAGCTCTGTTCCGCCGCTTCCAGGCGTTCGAGGCACTGGAAAGATTTGAGGAAGCGTACAAGGACCTACGCATAATCCATTCGCACGATCCTAATAATAAAACGATCAAACCGCACCTAGAGCGTCTGCACGCAATAGTACAGGAGCGGGCTAGACAACGTGCCCAGACCTCGAATAAGGTAGctaaaatgtttgaaatcGCTTTCGATATCGGTGCTCCGAAGGACAAACGGGAACAGGCGATGAGCAATATCGTCGTGCTTTCTCGTGAACAAGCCGGTGTTGAGGTCATGGCAAAGGAAGGTGTCATCACCCGTATTGGTAAGCTGCTGAAGGTCgaaaaaaataacgatatTATCACCAACGCTATACGAGCCGTGGACGGGGTATGTCTAAAGAGTCCGGAACGTACCAAACAGGTGATCAGCGAGCTTGGTATTCCATGGTTCCTGCAAATTCTGGACTGCAATGTTGAGGAGCGCGTTGCAGCCTCGCAGCACTGTATGCAAACGGTACTGAACTCGATTTCGGGCATGGAAAACAAGGAAGATTCGAAGCCCATCGACTCACTGGTGCAGGAAAACCAGCAGATGATTGAAACGCTGCTCACTTGTTTGCTGTACTCGGTGACTGATCGTACCATTTCTGGAATGGCTCGTGATTCTATTATGGAATTGCTGATTCGTAACGTCCATTGGAAGACGCTAAATTGGGCGGAACGGTTGGTTGAACTAAAAGGACTGATGCGGCTTATGGAGGTGTGTTCCGAGCTGGAGGAGTACAAATATGAGAGCGCGATGTACATAACGCCATCCTCACGCACGATCGCGACCGTGTGTCTGGCTCGAATCTACGAAAACATGTACTACGATCAGGCCCGCGAACGGTTCACGGAACAAATTGCCGATTTCGTGAAGGATAAGCTGCTAACGCCCGATCACGAATCGAAAGTGCGCGTCACGGTAGCAATCACGTCGTTGTTACTGGGACCTCTTGATGTTGGCAACACGATCGTTTCACGCGAGGGTGTCCTGCAGATGATTCTCGTAATGGCACAGTCAGATAATCTGCTGGAGCAAAAA gtGGCTTGTGAATGTTTGATTGCTGCAGCGTCGAAGAAGGATAAAGCCAAGGGTTTGGTGCAATCAGGAGCAGAAATTTTGAAGAAATTGTATGCTTCCAAGAACGAAGAAATCCGCGTGCGAGCCTTGGTTGGTCTGTGTAAGATTGGTAGTTCCGGAGGATTAGATGCGTCGATTCGTCCATTCGCGGATGGATCGACGACGAAGCTAGCCGAAGCCTGTCGCCGGTTTCTAGTGAAACCCGGTAAGGACAAGGATATCCGCAAGTTCGCAGCCGAAGGTCTCGCGTATCTTACACTCGATGCGGAAGTCAAAGAAAAGCTAGTTGAAGACCGTGCTGCCATCAAGGGCCTGATTGAACTAGCTAAGACCGGTGATCAGTCGGCACTTTACGGTGTCGTTACAACGTTGGTGAATCTGGTGAATGCGTACGACAAGCAAGAGATGGTACCAGAGTTGATAGAACTTGCCAAGTTTGCCAAACACCATATCCCGGAGGAGCACGAGCTGGACGATCCGGATTTCGTGAGCGCACGTATCATCATACTGGTCAACGAAGGCGTCACATCCGGCTTGGTGGCGTTATGCAAAACAGAGAGCGATAATTCCAAGGAAATGATTGCCCGTGTGTTCAATGCACTTTGCAGTGAACAGGAAGCACGTGGTAAGGTGGTACAACAGGGTGGAACGAAGGTGTTGCTTCCACTGTCGCTGAAAGGAACGGCCAATGGCAAACGACATGCTGCGCAGGCATTGTCGCGTATTGGAATCACCATCAACCCGGAAGTTGCTTTTCCAGGGCAGCGCAATCTGGAGGTGATCCGCCCGTTGATGGCCCAGCTTCATCCCGATTACACTTCGCTGGAAAACTTCGAAGCGCTGATGGCGCTATGCAATCTGGCCTCGATGAATGAGTCCACTCGGCAGCGTATTCTAAAGGAGCAGGGTATGGTGAAGATTGAATCCTACATGGGAGAAGATCACGATATGCTGCGCCGTGCCGCTACGCAGGTTATGTGCAACATGGTCCAATCGCCGGATGCGATAGACCtctgtgaaaaacaaaacgatcgcgtTAAAATGTTGGCACTGCTgtgcgaagaagaagacgaggACACAGCGCTGGCAGCTTCCGGGGCGCTTGCCTACTTGACGGCGGTTTCCGAGAAGTGTTgtgagaaaatgtttgagCCAGCGGCGTGGCTGAACGTGTTTCACACATTGGTTGCGAATCCGAGCGCTGGTGTGCAACATCGTGGCATCGTGATCATTCGCAATATCATCAAGGCGAACAAGCAGCTAGCCAGCAAGCTGTTCGATACCGATCTACTGCAGATGCTGTATGGCGTTACGCAGCTGAATGATGAGACGCGGGCGAAAGCCATCGAATGTGCGAAGGAGTGTTTGAAGTTGGCCGAAGAGAACCGACTGATTGAAGAAAATGCGGATGCTGATCTGGCACCGGATGTTTTCAAACAACAGGAAGCCTCGATCGAAGAGATCGATAATTGA